In Ensifer adhaerens, a genomic segment contains:
- a CDS encoding hybrid cluster protein-associated redox disulfide domain-containing protein — translation MRFSRDITLEQMMTEWPQTVAVLLRYRMLCVGCPISGFHTPVDAAREHEAELGRFEESLVEAIMSKAP, via the coding sequence ATGCGCTTTAGCCGCGACATCACGCTTGAACAGATGATGACGGAATGGCCGCAGACGGTGGCAGTGCTCCTGCGCTATCGCATGCTCTGTGTCGGTTGTCCGATTTCCGGCTTCCACACGCCGGTCGACGCCGCGCGCGAACATGAGGCAGAGCTGGGGCGCTTCGAGGAAAGCCTGGTTGAAGCAATCATGTCGAAAGCTCCGTGA
- a CDS encoding cAMP-binding domain of CRP or a regulatory subunit of cAMP-dependent protein kinases, with amino-acid sequence MARFDRSIVADMDVFAGLSSDDIDVILARANSLRVAKDKAVFSQDEAAERFFLLLDGVVRVVQTTRDGHQVIARYLGAGSIIGIAPAIGRTTYPASAEAAVDCVVLAWPMPIWPELSARFPQLAANTYKAVGMRLAETQERVIELSIAQVEQRVANAVLRLIRQTGKKTEDGIIIEFPISRQDIAEMTGTTLHTVSRLLSAWEGEGVVSSGRQKITVTDPHRLMLIGQGKPQA; translated from the coding sequence ATGGCTCGCTTCGACAGATCAATTGTCGCAGACATGGACGTGTTCGCCGGGCTTTCGTCCGACGACATCGATGTCATTCTTGCTCGCGCAAACTCGCTGCGCGTGGCCAAGGACAAGGCTGTGTTTTCGCAGGACGAGGCGGCGGAGCGCTTCTTTCTCCTCCTGGATGGCGTCGTCCGCGTCGTCCAGACGACGCGCGATGGGCACCAGGTGATCGCACGCTATCTGGGCGCAGGCTCCATCATCGGCATCGCGCCGGCGATTGGCAGAACGACCTATCCGGCATCCGCCGAAGCCGCGGTCGACTGCGTTGTGCTGGCTTGGCCGATGCCAATCTGGCCGGAACTCTCTGCCCGCTTCCCGCAGCTGGCTGCCAACACCTACAAGGCTGTGGGCATGCGGCTCGCCGAGACGCAGGAGCGCGTCATCGAGCTATCGATCGCGCAGGTGGAACAGCGTGTCGCCAACGCGGTTCTGCGGCTCATCCGCCAGACCGGCAAGAAAACGGAAGACGGAATCATCATTGAATTTCCGATCTCGCGGCAGGACATCGCGGAAATGACTGGCACCACTTTGCACACTGTCAGCCGGCTCCTGAGCGCGTGGGAAGGCGAGGGCGTTGTTTCCAGCGGGCGGCAGAAGATCACGGTCACCGATCCGCACAGGCTGATGCTGATCGGGCAGGGCAAGCCGCAGGCGTGA
- a CDS encoding branched-chain amino acid transport system substrate-binding protein, producing the protein MKSKLTLLTAAAFTAVTAAFPALAADDKIVVGFATAESGFMQAYDQPATDAALVRIDEINKAGGLLGKKIEVVKADTKSDRAEGAKAGLSVLDQGADLVVVSCDYDFGSPAALAAEAAGKISFFLCAESVKAGIQGVGPHSFSASVLAPVQGATMAEWAFKKKNAKTFYRLLDTWTEYNKGICDGFDWMMPKLEAQGAKLVGKDTFKNDDASIAAQITRIKALPKEPDAIMLCTMMPGAVSAIKQIRAAGINSMILNGSGVDGSYWLSAVPDLSNFFVPVQGSIYGDDPNPDVQKFNAAYKAKTGQDPSSQYAYPGYVMIDVWAKAVERAKSTDADKVVAELEKMKNEPTLFGPRTFTSELHHQNTAKYLIAETTKGKPHIVDSWTISEPIPLDALMK; encoded by the coding sequence ATGAAAAGTAAACTGACACTTTTGACCGCAGCGGCTTTCACGGCCGTCACGGCCGCTTTCCCGGCGCTGGCCGCCGATGACAAGATCGTCGTGGGCTTCGCCACCGCCGAATCCGGCTTCATGCAGGCCTATGACCAGCCGGCGACCGACGCGGCCCTCGTGCGTATCGACGAGATCAACAAGGCCGGCGGCCTTCTCGGCAAGAAGATCGAAGTGGTGAAGGCCGACACCAAGTCCGACCGTGCCGAAGGCGCCAAGGCCGGTCTTTCCGTGCTCGACCAGGGTGCCGACCTCGTCGTCGTCTCCTGCGATTACGACTTCGGTTCTCCCGCAGCCCTTGCCGCGGAAGCCGCAGGCAAGATTTCGTTCTTCCTCTGCGCCGAATCCGTCAAGGCCGGCATCCAGGGCGTCGGCCCGCACAGCTTCTCTGCTTCGGTTCTCGCTCCCGTTCAGGGCGCCACCATGGCCGAATGGGCTTTCAAGAAGAAGAACGCCAAGACCTTCTATCGCCTGCTCGATACCTGGACGGAATATAACAAGGGCATCTGCGATGGCTTCGACTGGATGATGCCGAAGCTGGAAGCCCAGGGTGCCAAGCTCGTCGGCAAGGATACGTTCAAGAACGACGACGCTTCGATTGCCGCCCAGATCACCCGCATCAAGGCGCTCCCCAAGGAGCCAGACGCCATCATGCTTTGCACGATGATGCCGGGCGCAGTCTCGGCCATCAAGCAGATCCGCGCCGCCGGCATCAACTCGATGATCCTCAATGGCTCCGGCGTCGACGGCAGCTACTGGCTTTCCGCCGTTCCGGACCTGTCGAACTTTTTCGTTCCGGTCCAGGGCTCGATCTATGGTGACGACCCGAATCCGGATGTCCAGAAGTTCAACGCCGCCTACAAGGCCAAGACCGGTCAGGACCCGTCCTCGCAATATGCCTATCCGGGTTACGTCATGATCGACGTCTGGGCAAAGGCCGTCGAGCGTGCCAAGTCCACCGATGCCGACAAGGTTGTTGCGGAACTTGAAAAGATGAAGAACGAGCCGACCCTCTTCGGGCCGCGCACCTTTACCAGCGAACTGCACCACCAGAACACGGCGAAGTACCTGATTGCCGAAACGACAAAGGGCAAGCCGCATATTGTCGACAGCTGGACGATCTCCGAGCCGATCCCGCTCGACGCTCTGATGAAGTAA
- a CDS encoding branched-chain amino acid transport system permease protein has translation MSTSSHAADPILSPEAIAARKPGRFALAGKSIVTPILLVLILLAIAVVTTMIGSKPFNQVIIDLFVRVVLVVGLYVFIGNSGVMSFGQIGFTCLGAYVAAWLTINPMMKKMSLPGLPDFILKTKMEYWQAAIFATIFAGVAALIFGRILMRLSGIAASIATFAMLAMINTIYSNWDRVTGATSSVVGIPIVRSIWPYFIAAAIVVFIAWLHAISRAGLALRAARDEPTAAAASGIDIPKQRLIAFVISGAIMGLGGALTAHSIGVVTPDNFYLSLTFVTLSMLVVGGMGSLTGSVLGVVILSALIQGLRVLEAGVPVGDSMLALPKGLQEIALGIIMIVILVLRPSGLFGNRELTLTRNRSE, from the coding sequence ATGTCCACATCCTCCCATGCCGCCGATCCGATCCTGAGCCCGGAAGCCATCGCCGCGCGCAAGCCGGGCAGGTTTGCACTCGCCGGCAAATCCATCGTCACGCCGATCCTTCTGGTGCTGATCCTCCTGGCGATCGCCGTCGTGACGACGATGATCGGCTCCAAGCCTTTCAACCAGGTCATCATCGATCTCTTCGTCCGTGTCGTCCTCGTCGTCGGGCTCTATGTCTTCATCGGCAATTCCGGCGTCATGAGCTTCGGCCAGATCGGCTTCACCTGCCTCGGCGCCTATGTCGCGGCCTGGCTGACGATCAATCCGATGATGAAGAAGATGTCGCTACCGGGCCTGCCGGACTTCATCCTCAAGACCAAGATGGAATATTGGCAGGCGGCGATCTTCGCGACCATCTTTGCCGGTGTCGCGGCGCTGATCTTCGGCCGTATCCTGATGCGTCTCTCCGGCATTGCCGCGTCCATCGCCACATTTGCGATGCTCGCCATGATCAACACGATCTATTCCAACTGGGATCGTGTCACCGGGGCCACGTCTTCGGTCGTAGGCATTCCGATCGTGCGCTCGATCTGGCCTTATTTTATCGCCGCGGCCATCGTCGTCTTCATTGCCTGGCTGCATGCCATCTCTCGCGCCGGCCTCGCTCTGCGCGCCGCCCGCGACGAGCCCACCGCGGCGGCTGCCTCCGGCATCGACATTCCGAAGCAGAGGTTGATCGCCTTTGTCATTTCGGGCGCGATCATGGGGCTCGGCGGAGCGTTGACCGCCCATTCCATCGGCGTCGTTACGCCGGACAATTTCTACCTCAGCCTCACCTTCGTGACGCTTTCCATGCTCGTTGTCGGCGGCATGGGCAGCCTGACTGGCAGCGTGCTCGGTGTCGTCATCCTGTCGGCGCTGATCCAGGGCCTGCGCGTGCTCGAGGCCGGTGTGCCGGTCGGTGACTCGATGCTGGCGCTCCCCAAGGGGCTCCAGGAAATCGCGCTCGGCATCATCATGATCGTCATTCTCGTGCTTCGCCCTTCCGGCCTGTTCGGCAATCGCGAGCTCACCCTTACCCGCAACCGTAGTGAATGA
- a CDS encoding branched-chain amino acid transport system permease protein: MLQIVFDALSLGSLYALGALGIALIFGVMRLVNFAHGDVIAFSIFALLWPSTDAMAIVFAGNLPWFLLIPFVLAVGAGLSVLCEIVVFRRFRNTNPATMMIASFALGFVIRYFLLMLYSSRPKSISLLPELSQPVEILGARLPLLQLITIIVTIAILFGLVIFLRRTRFGLEMRAAAENFSMARMLGVRANRVIMGAFALSGALAGAIALIFGIQTGTVDIQMGAAVMLMAFISTVIGGLGSLAGAVLAGFLLGAASVVMQVILPVDARPFRDAFVYGAVILVLLFRPQGLIAARGTKERV; encoded by the coding sequence ATGCTCCAGATCGTCTTCGACGCCCTTTCCCTTGGTTCGCTCTATGCCCTTGGCGCGCTCGGCATCGCGCTGATCTTCGGCGTGATGCGGCTCGTCAACTTCGCCCATGGCGACGTCATCGCGTTTTCCATCTTCGCGCTGCTCTGGCCCTCGACGGACGCCATGGCGATCGTGTTCGCCGGCAACCTGCCGTGGTTCCTGCTGATCCCCTTCGTGCTTGCGGTCGGGGCAGGGCTCTCGGTTCTCTGCGAAATCGTCGTCTTCCGGCGCTTCCGCAACACCAATCCGGCGACGATGATGATCGCCTCCTTCGCGCTCGGCTTCGTCATCCGCTATTTCCTGCTGATGCTCTATTCGAGCCGGCCGAAGTCGATCTCGCTGCTGCCGGAGCTGTCACAGCCGGTCGAAATCCTCGGCGCGCGCCTGCCATTGCTGCAGCTGATCACCATCATCGTGACCATCGCAATCCTCTTCGGTCTCGTCATCTTCCTGCGCCGCACCCGCTTCGGTCTGGAGATGCGCGCCGCGGCGGAGAATTTCTCCATGGCCCGCATGTTGGGCGTGCGGGCCAATCGCGTCATCATGGGAGCCTTCGCACTCTCCGGCGCTCTTGCTGGTGCGATCGCGCTGATCTTCGGCATCCAGACCGGCACGGTCGATATACAGATGGGCGCGGCCGTGATGCTCATGGCCTTCATCTCCACCGTCATCGGTGGGCTCGGCAGCCTTGCCGGCGCGGTGCTGGCCGGCTTCCTGCTCGGCGCGGCCTCGGTCGTCATGCAGGTCATCCTGCCGGTCGATGCGCGTCCCTTCCGTGATGCCTTCGTCTACGGCGCCGTCATCCTCGTCCTCCTGTTCCGCCCGCAGGGTCTCATTGCTGCCCGCGGCACGAAGGAAAGGGTCTGA
- a CDS encoding branched-chain amino acid transport system ATP-binding protein: MTLLNLVDVSVRYGRLTAVRGVSINLKEGEVLFITGPNGAGKSSLLRAIAGVTPTAGGHVEFDGAQITGRTPEDIARLGFSMVPEGREVFGSLTIEENLMVGAGMHSRMPGWKGQTAADLDSVYNTFPILKERRDQQAGLLSGGQQQMLVIGRALMARPRLIAIDEPSLGLAPNITDQVYERLIALQAERSLTLLIVEQSSTRAVMVGGRMILMRSGQVVLDGDARELGNSEAMQAAYFGYEDH, encoded by the coding sequence ATGACGCTGCTGAACCTCGTCGACGTCTCCGTTCGCTATGGTCGCCTGACTGCGGTGCGCGGTGTTTCGATCAATCTGAAAGAGGGCGAAGTCCTCTTCATCACCGGCCCGAACGGTGCGGGCAAGTCCTCGCTGCTGCGCGCCATCGCCGGTGTTACGCCAACCGCCGGCGGCCATGTCGAATTCGACGGCGCCCAGATCACCGGCCGTACGCCGGAAGACATTGCCCGCCTCGGCTTTTCCATGGTGCCGGAGGGCCGCGAAGTTTTCGGCTCGCTCACCATCGAGGAAAATCTGATGGTTGGCGCGGGCATGCATTCCCGCATGCCCGGCTGGAAGGGGCAGACCGCCGCCGATCTGGACTCGGTCTACAACACCTTCCCGATCCTGAAGGAACGCCGCGACCAGCAGGCCGGCCTTCTTTCCGGCGGACAGCAGCAGATGCTGGTTATCGGCCGCGCGCTGATGGCGCGTCCGCGCCTCATCGCCATCGACGAACCCTCGCTCGGTCTCGCGCCCAACATCACCGACCAGGTCTATGAGCGGCTGATTGCCCTGCAGGCCGAGCGCAGCCTTACGCTCCTCATCGTCGAGCAGAGCTCCACCCGCGCCGTCATGGTCGGTGGGCGCATGATCCTCATGCGCTCCGGTCAGGTCGTGCTGGACGGCGACGCCCGCGAACTCGGCAACAGCGAGGCCATGCAGGCCGCCTATTTCGGTTACGAGGACCACTGA
- a CDS encoding branched-chain amino acid transport system ATP-binding protein — protein sequence MSYLSAEDVSVAFAGLKALSSVNLQITPGHISGLIGPNGAGKTTLVNVLTGFQAPTAGAITLDGKALTNLKPHQVRRRGIARTFQGGRLFRDLPVIDNLEVTGVGLGMSRRAAIAEAEAMLDWIGIAPLRNRIAGTLPYTDERRVAIGRALMGRPAYILLDEPAAGMSAPEAADLSELVRRVAKSLGIGVLIIEHNVGLVLGLCDHIVVLDSGAVIEEGDPAAIRDSEKVRHAYMGTAADTVRANLEVLA from the coding sequence ATGAGCTATCTCAGTGCGGAAGACGTTTCCGTGGCGTTTGCGGGTCTCAAGGCCCTGTCTTCGGTCAACCTGCAGATCACGCCCGGCCATATCAGCGGTCTGATCGGCCCCAACGGAGCCGGCAAGACGACGCTTGTCAACGTCCTGACCGGCTTTCAGGCGCCAACCGCGGGTGCGATCACCCTGGACGGCAAGGCGCTGACCAATCTGAAGCCGCATCAGGTCCGCCGGCGCGGCATTGCCCGCACCTTCCAGGGCGGTCGGCTGTTCCGCGATTTGCCCGTCATCGACAATCTCGAAGTGACCGGTGTCGGCCTCGGCATGAGCCGTCGCGCCGCCATTGCCGAGGCTGAAGCCATGCTCGACTGGATCGGCATTGCGCCGCTCAGGAACCGCATTGCCGGCACGCTGCCCTATACCGACGAGCGCCGCGTCGCCATCGGCCGCGCGCTGATGGGCCGTCCGGCCTATATCCTGCTCGATGAGCCCGCCGCCGGAATGAGCGCGCCGGAAGCCGCCGATCTTTCGGAGCTCGTGCGCCGCGTCGCCAAGTCGCTGGGCATCGGCGTCCTGATCATCGAACACAATGTCGGCCTCGTCCTTGGTCTTTGCGACCATATCGTCGTGCTCGATTCCGGCGCTGTCATCGAAGAAGGCGATCCTGCTGCCATCCGCGACAGCGAGAAGGTGCGCCACGCCTACATGGGTACCGCTGCCGACACTGTGCGCGCCAATCTGGAGGTGCTGGCATGA
- a CDS encoding biotin-dependent carboxylase uncharacterized domain-containing protein, producing MAVKVISPGLSTSVQDLGRPGYYHLGIPEGGGMDRFATRIANLLVGNDPGAALLEATFMGPELEFTEDAVVAVTGGELPPKVNGEERPTWESFPVKAGDRLSFGYLKGGARAYIAISGGIDVPVVLGSRTTYVLGALGGFEGRVLKAGDELPIGAGSGKAGKSLPANLRRPQVSPAELRMLPGLYWHRITEAAGKRFFEDTWKVAPEADRIGYRFRGGAPLEFVEREQPFGAGSDPSNIVDACYPYGSVQVPSGTEPIVLHRDAVSGGGYMMVGVVISADMDLIAQLQPHTPAKFAPVTLDQALAARADNAKLQARAEEYLAG from the coding sequence ATGGCCGTTAAAGTCATCTCTCCCGGTCTCTCGACCTCCGTCCAGGACCTTGGCCGTCCCGGCTATTACCATCTCGGCATTCCGGAAGGCGGCGGCATGGACCGCTTCGCCACCCGCATCGCCAACCTGCTCGTCGGCAACGATCCGGGCGCGGCGCTGCTCGAAGCCACGTTCATGGGGCCGGAGCTGGAATTCACGGAGGATGCTGTCGTCGCCGTGACCGGCGGCGAGCTTCCTCCGAAGGTGAACGGCGAAGAGCGCCCGACTTGGGAAAGCTTCCCCGTCAAGGCGGGTGACCGGCTCTCCTTCGGCTATCTGAAGGGTGGCGCGCGCGCCTATATCGCGATCTCCGGCGGCATTGATGTTCCCGTCGTTCTCGGCTCGCGCACGACCTATGTGCTCGGCGCACTCGGCGGGTTTGAAGGCCGCGTGCTGAAGGCCGGCGACGAGCTGCCGATCGGTGCCGGCTCCGGCAAGGCGGGCAAGTCGCTGCCGGCGAACCTCCGCCGTCCGCAGGTCAGCCCCGCCGAACTGCGCATGCTGCCGGGACTTTACTGGCACCGCATCACGGAGGCCGCCGGCAAGCGCTTCTTCGAGGACACCTGGAAGGTCGCACCTGAAGCCGACCGCATTGGCTACCGCTTCCGCGGCGGCGCGCCGCTCGAATTCGTAGAGCGCGAACAGCCCTTCGGCGCGGGTTCCGACCCGTCCAATATCGTGGATGCCTGCTACCCGTATGGCTCGGTGCAGGTGCCGAGCGGCACCGAGCCAATCGTGCTGCATCGTGATGCAGTCTCCGGCGGAGGCTACATGATGGTGGGCGTTGTCATCTCCGCCGACATGGACCTGATCGCGCAGCTGCAGCCGCATACGCCGGCGAAGTTTGCGCCGGTGACGCTCGACCAGGCACTCGCCGCGCGCGCGGATAACGCGAAACTCCAGGCGCGCGCCGAGGAATACCTCGCCGGCTGA
- a CDS encoding urea carboxylase — MSIRFNFGGDEHIFGEVSEAMSLDSFFIGLSMTNAVKAANIKGVTEICPANASFQIRFNPDLIKPQDLLKELQSMEDAASKSDSVLKTRIIELPVYFQDPWTHETCMRFRERHQDPNSTDLEYSARINGFATIDEFIAAYSGQPWFVSMVGFVAGLPFLYQMVERQKQIQAPKYLRPRTDTPKLTIGHGGCFAAIYSVRGAGGYQMYGVTPAPIYDPTRKVRYLTDEMCLFKPGDIVKFKSVGRDEYDTLLEAIDANTWQPTVHAADFSLTEFNKDMSGTNAKLMELINGR; from the coding sequence ATGTCTATACGTTTCAATTTCGGGGGTGACGAGCATATCTTCGGCGAAGTGTCCGAAGCGATGTCGCTGGACTCCTTCTTCATCGGCCTGTCGATGACGAACGCGGTGAAAGCCGCCAACATCAAGGGCGTCACCGAGATCTGCCCGGCGAACGCCAGCTTCCAGATCCGCTTCAATCCGGACCTCATCAAGCCACAGGACTTGCTCAAGGAACTGCAGTCGATGGAGGATGCCGCGTCCAAGTCGGACTCGGTGCTCAAGACCCGCATCATCGAACTGCCGGTCTACTTCCAGGATCCGTGGACGCACGAGACCTGCATGCGCTTCCGCGAGCGGCACCAGGACCCGAACTCGACCGACCTCGAATACTCGGCCCGCATCAACGGCTTCGCGACCATCGACGAATTCATCGCCGCCTATTCCGGCCAGCCGTGGTTCGTCTCCATGGTGGGTTTCGTCGCCGGTCTTCCCTTCCTCTACCAGATGGTCGAGCGTCAGAAGCAGATCCAGGCGCCGAAATACCTGCGTCCGCGCACGGATACGCCGAAGCTCACGATCGGTCACGGCGGCTGCTTTGCCGCGATCTATTCGGTGCGCGGTGCCGGCGGGTATCAGATGTATGGCGTGACACCCGCGCCAATCTACGATCCGACGCGCAAGGTGCGCTATCTGACGGACGAAATGTGCCTGTTCAAGCCGGGCGACATTGTCAAGTTCAAGTCGGTCGGCCGCGACGAATACGACACGCTTCTGGAGGCCATCGACGCCAACACATGGCAGCCGACGGTGCATGCGGCAGACTTCTCGCTGACGGAATTCAACAAGGACATGTCCGGCACCAATGCCAAGCTGATGGAGCTGATCAATGGCCGTTAA
- a CDS encoding acetyl-CoA carboxylase, biotin carboxylase subunit translates to MLKKLLVANRGEIAVRVIRAAKDLGIKTVAVHSAADATSLHVLLADEAVNIGPPAAKKSYLNIEAIIEAAKSTGCDSIHPGYGFLAENATFSDAVTAAGLVFVGPSGDAIRLMGDKVSARSAAAAAGVPVVPGSAGRVEGIEAARHILIDTGFPVMIKAAAGGGGRGIRIANNLAEFEQAFPQAEAEALAAFGDGGLYMEKVIGKARHIEVQVLADGKHAIHCYERECSLQRRRQKVWEEAPSRALSEELREELCGSAVALAKAVGYSGAGTVEYLYDDEANRFYFIEMNTRIQVEHPVTEAITGIDLVAEMLLIAGGEPLRIRQKDVSVRGHAIEVRINAEDPSKDFAPFPGTVGDLRLPGGPGVRFDSMLYPGYQVPPFYDSLLAKLIVHGETREAAITRLVRALGELKIDGMKTTKPLFLALAADPSVQAGDVHTRWLEGWLNDNAAKLAD, encoded by the coding sequence ATGCTGAAGAAACTGCTGGTCGCCAATCGCGGAGAAATTGCGGTTCGGGTCATCCGGGCGGCGAAGGATCTCGGCATCAAGACGGTGGCGGTGCATTCGGCTGCCGATGCGACCTCGTTGCATGTGCTGCTCGCTGACGAGGCCGTCAATATCGGCCCACCCGCCGCCAAGAAGTCCTATCTCAACATCGAAGCGATCATCGAGGCCGCGAAGTCGACCGGCTGCGACAGCATCCATCCCGGCTACGGCTTCCTCGCTGAAAACGCCACCTTCTCGGATGCAGTCACGGCCGCAGGTCTCGTCTTCGTCGGCCCGTCCGGCGATGCCATCCGGCTGATGGGCGACAAGGTCTCGGCCCGCTCTGCCGCAGCGGCTGCCGGTGTTCCGGTGGTTCCCGGTTCTGCCGGTCGCGTCGAAGGCATTGAGGCCGCTCGCCACATCCTGATCGATACCGGCTTCCCGGTGATGATCAAGGCCGCGGCGGGCGGTGGCGGTCGCGGTATCCGCATCGCCAACAACCTCGCCGAATTCGAGCAGGCTTTCCCGCAGGCTGAAGCCGAAGCGCTCGCCGCGTTCGGCGACGGCGGTCTCTATATGGAAAAGGTCATCGGCAAGGCGCGCCATATCGAGGTGCAGGTTCTGGCCGACGGCAAACATGCGATCCATTGCTACGAGCGCGAATGCTCGCTGCAACGCCGCCGCCAGAAGGTCTGGGAAGAAGCGCCGTCGCGTGCCCTGTCCGAAGAGTTGCGCGAAGAGCTTTGCGGCTCGGCAGTCGCGCTCGCCAAGGCGGTCGGTTATTCCGGTGCCGGCACGGTCGAATATCTCTATGACGATGAGGCAAACCGCTTCTATTTCATCGAGATGAACACCCGAATCCAGGTCGAGCATCCGGTGACGGAAGCGATCACGGGCATCGATCTGGTCGCCGAAATGCTCCTCATCGCCGGTGGTGAGCCGTTGCGGATCAGGCAGAAGGATGTCTCGGTGCGCGGCCACGCCATCGAGGTGCGCATCAATGCCGAAGACCCGTCGAAGGATTTCGCGCCGTTCCCCGGAACGGTCGGCGATCTGCGCCTTCCCGGCGGGCCGGGCGTACGTTTCGACTCCATGCTCTATCCCGGCTACCAGGTGCCGCCCTTCTATGACTCGCTGCTTGCCAAGCTGATCGTGCATGGCGAAACGCGCGAGGCGGCGATCACGCGGCTGGTCCGCGCGCTGGGCGAACTGAAGATCGATGGCATGAAGACGACCAAACCGCTCTTCCTTGCGCTCGCCGCCGATCCGTCGGTGCAGGCCGGGGACGTGCATACCCGCTGGCTGGAAGGCTGGCTCAACGACAACGCGGCGAAGCTCGCGGACTGA
- a CDS encoding Biotin-requiring enzyme — translation MAQILSPLPGTFYRSPSPGQPAYKNDGDSVAVGDVIGLIEVMKSFHEVKSEVAGSNIRFSADNEEPVMAGAPLADLD, via the coding sequence ATGGCACAGATTCTCTCTCCGCTTCCGGGCACCTTCTACCGCAGCCCGTCGCCCGGCCAGCCGGCCTACAAGAACGATGGCGACAGCGTCGCGGTCGGCGACGTCATCGGCCTCATTGAGGTGATGAAGTCCTTTCACGAAGTGAAGTCCGAAGTCGCGGGTTCCAACATCCGCTTCTCGGCAGACAATGAAGAGCCGGTCATGGCCGGCGCACCTCTGGCGGATCTCGACTGA
- a CDS encoding UPF0271 protein gives MPVTLNCDMGESFGLYRMGDDSGLMPLIDVANVACGFHASDPNHMHQTVLRAKAAGVRIGSHPGLPDLQGFGRREMRMTRDEVRNAIVYQTGALLGFMKAEGMELHHIKPHGSLYFMAMQQEAVAHGVCDAAEIFGAPLFGMTGTLHEEIYTARGIPFVAEFYADLEYNAQGKLILSRVHDAKDPAKMAERCVRAITEGKGTAEDGTLFPVRCETICVHSDTPNAIDIARAVKDAIAPWH, from the coding sequence ATGCCGGTCACGTTGAACTGTGACATGGGAGAGAGCTTCGGCCTCTACCGTATGGGTGATGACAGCGGGCTCATGCCGCTGATCGATGTCGCCAATGTCGCCTGCGGTTTCCACGCATCCGACCCGAACCACATGCACCAGACCGTGCTGCGCGCCAAGGCTGCGGGCGTCAGGATCGGCTCGCATCCGGGTCTTCCCGATCTCCAGGGTTTCGGCCGCCGCGAGATGCGGATGACACGCGACGAAGTGCGCAACGCCATCGTCTACCAGACCGGCGCACTGCTCGGCTTCATGAAGGCCGAGGGGATGGAACTCCATCACATCAAGCCCCATGGCAGCCTCTATTTCATGGCCATGCAGCAGGAAGCCGTGGCCCATGGTGTTTGCGATGCCGCTGAAATCTTTGGCGCACCGCTCTTCGGCATGACGGGTACGCTTCATGAGGAAATTTATACTGCCCGCGGCATTCCCTTCGTCGCTGAGTTTTATGCCGACCTCGAATACAATGCCCAAGGCAAGCTGATCCTCAGCCGCGTCCATGACGCCAAGGATCCGGCGAAGATGGCGGAGCGCTGCGTGCGCGCCATCACCGAAGGCAAGGGGACGGCGGAAGACGGAACGCTTTTCCCGGTTCGCTGCGAAACGATCTGTGTGCATTCGGACACCCCGAACGCCATCGATATCGCACGGGCCGTGAAGGACGCGATCGCGCCCTGGCATTGA